From Vitis vinifera cultivar Pinot Noir 40024 chromosome 14, ASM3070453v1, a single genomic window includes:
- the LOC100245816 gene encoding methyl-CpG-binding domain-containing protein 9 isoform X2 yields the protein MPTPIFTMTTINVTNLKNGLPVQFEDFFVLSLGEVDVRPSYHDVNQLWPVGYKSCWHDKLTGSLFMCDVSDGGDSGPIFKVKRCACSAIPLPNGSTVLCRPNLGQSNGQDKEKSNDMISLSMDYDEDGSLQTLLADPSPPMENDILSCIRSSSNGSCCVQTLNSLLLEDNSLHESSGEFLSDHSRLKDEIGEFSLQGRSSSSVWNLVSQKFIDACCETYKRTGSLRFFCEHVKLGASTLPWDIMDESSKGSYTSLDKFCSSPGSVCMPSVIQGENELQTQCEVLAKWLDQDRFGLDVEFVQEMLEQLPGVCACSQYKLLNNRSYHSTLLTVGNGLLLAETENGVQSKGEEALDCLFGGSKRARKYTVGDPLMDDFCPPPGNPLGSRLPPDLVGDVIQVWESLWRFYEILGLKEPFSIEELEEELICPWSDDLNLLEKFGTETQENRDITPTRPSGASGHIPSSSTDSGPEVSTGNPHAFIQMETGQKKEAAQAKLASVTYSRCSGVTLTKAHNSLLKVLVSELQFKVAALVDPNFDSGESKSRRGRKKDADNAIPTKKTKLNMLPINELTWPELARRYILCVLSMDGNLDSAEITIRESGKVFRCLQGDGGVLCDSLTGVAGMQADALLFAEARKQIFGSLNREDDILTIEEKGSDATGDHDRIVVNDGNIPEWAQVLEPVRKLPTNVGTRIRKCIYEALEKDPPEWAKKILAHSISKEVYKGNASGPTKKAVLSVLGIVHDEGLKSKPDKERKRKRVISIPDIIMKQCRITLRRGAAADDAKVFCTLLGSKLINSIDNDDEGLLGTPAMVSRPLDFRTIDLRLAVGAYGGSWETFLEDVRELWNNIHTAYADQPDSVELARTLSQNFESMFEKEVLPLVQKFTEYAKSECLSAETEKEIDDFLVSASEIPKAPWDEGVCKVCGIDKDDDSVLLCDMCDAEYHTYCLNPPLARIPEGNWYCPSCVAGISMVDVSEHTHVIAQRQGKNCQGDFTHAYLESLAHLAAAMEEKEYWELSVDQRTFLFKFLCDELLNTALIRQHLEQCAESSAELQQKLRSISVEWKNLKLKEENLAARAPKVDSGMIYVAGEVGTEGGLSSALTNNGKCIAKPHTLSDRPKDFGILSNDQLQVEGGSEGIRPNGLDKHPSSNCSEGNCTLKPIDNEGQLKEVHAVVDETQVSVDHFPHMVYQGNGSSCRPNELHLQNPLQQEMDGLGTEFNLQVNMCENMEKNDLQGLHHPSDIRIVHVAEHDSELNSIKNDISDLQDSMASIESQLLKLSVRREFLGSDSAGRLYWILAKPGWHPWVLVDGSMALQKKEKMRYLKNPGDSSVQKNSTSLSMDILSTLGGSNASCPFLYRPNASISICSQWVSYQSGEEIDALIGWLKDADPREKELKESILHLHKLRFRDWKLTGDPDQVDSQTTLSRFPNSENAFSDGLLTKAGILLGKKYGPWFEPEIADSSKKWDLRSKVTNESKMYRCECLEPIWSSRHHCPSCHRTFFTDIQLEEHNDGSCRSGPPTSEKSKENSSHLKGKGTMKSKISREESTGDIDMVEIPKGGCSQPRSRLIKFQNEGLVCPYDFEEICSKFVTKNSNKELVQEIGLIGSKGVPSFVSSRPPYISDATLLLVPSGELKATGDMMLAQGNRIPAGGSGSFSDNSSRDSAANETSAASRTDKSALEQKDKKYSLNNNGPEMEVGRCCVIPQSSLRPLVGKVYQILRQLKINLLDMDAALPEEALKPSRADLEKRLAWRAFVKSAETIFEMVQATIMLEDMIKTEYLMNGWWYWSSLSAAAKTSTVSSLALRIYSLDAAIAYEKISSNLDLTDSPKPSSKPDPKPVPNLDTMEKSKLGRKQNKRRKESEG from the exons aaTGGACTTCCTGTTCAGTTTGAAGATTTCTTTGTTCTTTCTCTGGGGGAGGTTGATGTGAGACCCTCATATCATGATGTTAATCAGCTCTGGCCTGTAGGCTATAAATCCTGTTGGCATGATAAGCTTACTGGGTCTCTTTTTATGTGTGATGTCTCTGATGGTGGTGATTCTGGACCTATTTTCAAGGTCAAGAGGTGTGCATGCTCTGCAATTCCCCTTCCAAATGGGTCAACTGTGCTCTGTAGGCCCAACCTTGGCCAATCTAACGGtcaagataaagaaaaaagcaATGATATGATTTCTTTGAGTATGGACTATGACGAGGATGGCAGTTTACAGACACTTCTTGCAGACCCTTCCCCACCAATGGAAAATGACATTTTATCCTGTATAAGGAGTAGTTCTAATGGATCTTGTTGTGTTCAGACATTGAACAGCTTGCTTCTGGAGGATAATTCTCTTCATGAGAGTTCTGGCGAATTTTTATCTGATCATTCTAGATTGAAAGATGAAATTGGTGAGTTTTCATTGCAAGGGCGTTCATCATCTTCAGTATGGAATTTGGTGTCTCAAAAATTCATTGATGCTTGCTGTGAAACCTATAAACGAACTGGCAGCCTCAGGTTCTTCTGTGAGCATGTTAAACTTGGAGCAAGCACACTGCCCTGGGATATCATGGACGAAAGTAGCAAAGGGAGTTATACTTCCTTAGATAAATTTTGCAGTTCACCAGGCTCTGTGTGCATGCCATCTGTAATTCAGGGTGAGAATGAACTTCAGACTCAATGTGAAGTACTGGcaaagtggctagatcaagatAGGTTTGGTTTAGATGTGGAATTTGTGCAAGAGATGCTAGAACAGCTTCCTGGTGTCTGTGCCTGTTCACAGTATAAGTTGCTGAACAATAGAAGCTACCATTCTACATTATTAACAGTTGGAAATGGTCTCTTACTGGCTGAAACAGAGAATGGAGTACAAAGTAAGGGAGAGGAAGCATTAGATTGTTTATTTGGAGGATCCAAAAGAGCTAGAAAATATACGGTTGGTGATCCTCTAATGGATGATTTTTGTCCTCCTCCTGGAAATCCTTTGGGTTCAAGGCTTCCTCCTGATCTTGTTGGTGATGTTATTCAG GTATGGGAGTCACTATGGCGTTTTTATGAAATCTTGGGTTTAAAAGAGCCATTTTCAATTGAGGAACTTGAAGAGGAACTTATTTGCCCATGGtctgatgacttaaatcttctAGAGAAATTTGGAACAGAAACCCAGGAAAATCGAGACATAACTCCAACTAGACCTAGTGGTGCAAGTGGACACATCCCATCCTCAAGCACTGACTCTGGTCCAGAAGTTTCTACAGGCAATCCCCATGCATTCATACAAATGGAAACAGGGCAAAAAAAGGAAGCAGCCCAAGCTAAGCTAGCATCTGTTACTTACAGCAGATGCTCTGGTGTAACTCTGACAAAAGCGCACAACTCGCTGCTAAAAGTTCTAGTAAGTGAACTTCAGTTCAAGGTTGCTGCCCTTGTAGATCCAAATTTTGATTCTGGAGAATCAAAATCAAGACGGGGAAGGAAGAAAGATGCAGATAATGCAATTCCCACAAAAAAAACCAAGCTCAATATGCTCCCTATTAATGAATTGACTTGGCCAGAATTAGCTCGGAGATATATATTATGTGTCTTATCCATGGATGGTAACCTTGACTCTGCTGAGATTACCATTCGTGAAAGTGGCAAAGTGTTTCGCTGCTTACAAGGTGATGGTGGGGTGCTTTGTGACTCACTTACCGGAGTTGCAGGAATGCAAGCAGATGCACTT TTGTTTGCAGAGGCCAGAAAACAGATTTTTGGTTCTTTGAACAGAGAAGATGACATTCTTACTATAGAAGAGAAAGGATCTGATGCTACTGGTGACCATGACAGGATTGTGGTGAATGATGGCAATATCCCAGAGTGGGCACAGGTTCTGGAACCTGTTAGGAAACTACCTACGAATGTGGGAACCAGAATTAGAAAGTGTATTTATGAGGCGTTGGAGAAGGATCCACCAGAATGGGCAAAGAAAATATTGGCGCATTCAATCAGTAAGGAGGTTTACAAGGGCAATGCATCAGGACCTACAAAG AAAGCCGTTCTTTCAGTGCTAGGAATTGTGCATGATGAAGGTCTAAAAAGCAAACCTGATAAGGAGAGAAAGAGGAAACGTGTCATCTCTATTCCTGACATTATCATGAAACAATGCCGAATTACATTACGTCGTGGTGCTGCAGCAGATGATGCCAAAGTTTTCTGCACTCTGTTGGGAAGCAAACTCATTAACTCTATCGATAATGACGATGAGGGACTTCTTGGAACACCAGCCATGGTGTCACGGCCTTTGGACTTTAGAACGATTGATTTGAGATTGGCAGTTGGGGCTTATGGTGGATCATGGGAAACTTTTCTTGAGGATGTCCGAGAG TTATGGAATAATATACACACTGCTTATGCGGATCAGCCTGATTCAGTTGAGCTGGCTAGGACATTATCCCAAAATTTCGAATCAATGTTTGAAAAGGAG GTTCTCCCCCTTGTCCAAAAGTTTACGGAGTATGCTAAATCAGAATGCTTAAGTGCAGAAACAGAGAAGGAAATAGATGATTTTCTTGTTTCTGCTAGTGAAATTCCCAAAGCCCCTTGGGATGAGGGGGTCTGCAAAGTATGTGGCATCGATAAAGATGATGACAGTGTTCTGTTGTGTGATATGTGTGATGCAGAGTATCATACTTATTGCTTGAATCCTCCACTTGCAAGAATTCCTGAAGGAAACTGGTACTGTCCTTCCTGCGTTGCTGGTATAAGTATGGTTGATGTTTCGGAACATACTCATGTCATTGCGCAGCGCCAAGGTAAAAATTGTCAGGGAGACTTTACTCATGCTTATTTGGAGTCACTTGCACATCTAGCTGCTGCAATGGAAGAAAAAGAGTATTGGGAGCTCAGTGTAGACCAG AGGACCTTTCTGTTTAAATTTCTATGTGATGAGTTGCTGAACACAGCTCTTATACGTCAACACCTTGAGCAGTGTGCTGAATCATCGGCTGAGTTACAGCAGAAATTGCGTTCCATTTCTGTGGAATGGAAAAACCTAAAGCTCAAAGAAGAAAACCTGGCTGCAAGAGCTCCAAAAGTTGACTCTGGTATGATTTATGTGGCTGGAGAAGTGGGTACAGAAGGAGGGCTTTCTAGTGCACTAACAAATAATGGTAAATGTATTGCAAAACCGCATACCTTGAGTGACAGACCTAAAGATTTTGGTATCTTATCTAATGACCAGCTACAAGTGGAGGGTGGTAGTGAGGGAATCAGGCCCAACGGTCTGGACAAACACCCATCTAGCAATTGTTCAGAGGGAAATTGCACTTTGAAGCCTATTGATAATGAAGGTCAATTAAAAGAGGTCCATGCTGTTGTAGATGAGACTCAAGTATCTGTTGATCATTTCCCCCACATGGTCTACCAAGGAAACGGTAGCTCTTGTAGACCAAATGAACTGCATTTACAAAATCCTTTGCAGCAAGAAATGGATGGCTTGGGTACAGAATTTAATTTACAGGTCAACATGTGTGAAAATATGGAGAAGAATGATCTGCAAGGACTTCATCACCCTTCTGACATAAGGATTGTCCATGTAGCTGAGCATGATTCTGAGCTGAACTCCATCAAGAATGATATTTCAGATCTACAGGACTCAATGGCTAGTATAGAGTCACAGCTTCTGAAGTTATCTGTGCGACGGGAGTTTTTGGGTAGTGATTCTGCTGGTCGATTGTATTGGATCTTAGCCAAGCCTGGTTGGCATCCTTGGGTGCTTGTTGATGGAAGTATGGCACttcagaagaaagaaaaaatgagatATCTCAAAAACCCAGGGGACAGTTCAGTTCAGAAGAATTCTACTTCCCTCAGCATGGATATTCTCTCAACTTTGGGGGGCTCAAACGCTTCCTGTCCATTTCTATATAGGCCAAATGCTTCTATTTCCATTTGTTCTCAATGGGTTTCTTATCAATCTGGTGAAGAAATTGATGCACTTATTGGATGGTTAAAAGATGCTGACCCTAGGGAAAAAGAACTCAAAGAGTCCATTTTGCACTTGCATAAACTAAGATTTCGGGACTGGAAACTGACTGGGGACCCTGATCAGGTTGATTCACAAACAACTTTGTCAAGGTTCCCAAATAGCGAAAATGCATTTTCTGATGGTCTTCTTACCAAGGCAGGCATTTTGCTGGGGAAGAAATATGGCCCTTGGTTTGAGCCAGAAATTGCTGACAGCTCGAAGAAGTGGGACCTGAGGTCAAAAGTAACTAATGAAAGCAAAATGTATAGATGTGAATGCTTGGAACCTATTTGGTCTTCAAGGCATCATTGCCCCTCTTGTCACAGAACTTTCTTCACTGATATTCAACTTGAGGAGCATAATGATGGCAGTTGCAGGTCAGGTCCACCAACCTCTGAGAAGAGCAAGGAAAATAGCAGTCATTTAAAAGGTAAGGGGACTATGAAATCCAAAATCTCCCGGGAGGAGAGCACTGGTGACATTGACATGGTTGAAATACCAAAAGGTGGCTGTTCTCAGCCCAGGTCGAGAttgattaaatttcaaaatgaaggATTAGTGTGCCCATATGATTTTGAAGAGATCTGTTCCAAGTTTGTCACCAAAAACTCTAACAAGGAATTGGTGCAGGAAATAGGTCTTATTGGTTCCAAAGGGGTTCCATCATTTGTCTCAAGTAGACCTCCTTATATCAGTGATGCTACACTATTGTTAGTTCCTAGTGGTGAACTTAAAGCCACTGGAGATATGATGCTTGCACAGGGGAACAGGATTCCTGCTGGAGGCAGTGGAAGCTTTTCTGATAATTCTTCCAGAGATTCTGCTGCAAATGAAACCAGTGCAGCATCTAGAACTGACAAATCAGCTTTGGagcaaaaagataaaaagtacTCTTTAAATAATAATGGTCCAGAAATGGAGGTTGGTCGCTGTTGTGTAATCCCTCAGTCTTCACTAAGACCATTAGTTGGCAAAGTTTACCAGATTTTGAGGCAACTCAAGATCAACTTACTTGATATGGATGCTGCACTCCCTGAAGAGGCTCTGAAACCATCAAGGGCTGACTTAGAAAAGAGATTGGCATGGCGTGCTTTTGTTAAATCTGCAGAGACAATCTTTGAG ATGGTTCAAGCAACAATCATGCTCGAGGACATGATTAAGACCGAGTACTTGATGAATGGATGGTGGTATTGGTCATCACTCTCTGCTGCTGCCAAGACTTCTACCGTTTCTTCCCTTGCCCTGCGCATATACTCTCTGGATGCTGCCATTGCTTATGAGAAGATCTCATCCAATTTGGATCTGACTGACAGTCCCAAGCCCAGCAGCAAACCTGATCCGAAGCCAGTGCCCAATTTGGATACCATGGAAAAGTCAAAGCTGGgcagaaaacaaaacaagaggAGGAAAGAATCAGAAGGTTGA
- the LOC100245816 gene encoding methyl-CpG-binding domain-containing protein 9 isoform X3, producing the protein MCDVSDGGDSGPIFKVKRCACSAIPLPNGSTVLCRPNLGQSNGQDKEKSNDMISLSMDYDEDGSLQTLLADPSPPMENDILSCIRSSSNGSCCVQTLNSLLLEDNSLHESSGEFLSDHSRLKDEIGEFSLQGRSSSSVWNLVSQKFIDACCETYKRTGSLRFFCEHVKLGASTLPWDIMDESSKGSYTSLDKFCSSPGSVCMPSVIQGENELQTQCEVLAKWLDQDRFGLDVEFVQEMLEQLPGVCACSQYKLLNNRSYHSTLLTVGNGLLLAETENGVQSKGEEALDCLFGGSKRARKYTVGDPLMDDFCPPPGNPLGSRLPPDLVGDVIQVWESLWRFYEILGLKEPFSIEELEEELICPWSDDLNLLEKFGTETQENRDITPTRPSGASGHIPSSSTDSGPEVSTGNPHAFIQMETGQKKEAAQAKLASVTYSRCSGVTLTKAHNSLLKVLVSELQFKVAALVDPNFDSGESKSRRGRKKDADNAIPTKKTKLNMLPINELTWPELARRYILCVLSMDGNLDSAEITIRESGKVFRCLQGDGGVLCDSLTGVAGMQADALLFAEARKQIFGSLNREDDILTIEEKGSDATGDHDRIVVNDGNIPEWAQVLEPVRKLPTNVGTRIRKCIYEALEKDPPEWAKKILAHSISKEVYKGNASGPTKKAVLSVLGIVHDEGLKSKPDKERKRKRVISIPDIIMKQCRITLRRGAAADDAKVFCTLLGSKLINSIDNDDEGLLGTPAMVSRPLDFRTIDLRLAVGAYGGSWETFLEDVRELWNNIHTAYADQPDSVELARTLSQNFESMFEKEVLPLVQKFTEYAKSECLSAETEKEIDDFLVSASEIPKAPWDEGVCKVCGIDKDDDSVLLCDMCDAEYHTYCLNPPLARIPEGNWYCPSCVAGISMVDVSEHTHVIAQRQGKNCQGDFTHAYLESLAHLAAAMEEKEYWELSVDQRTFLFKFLCDELLNTALIRQHLEQCAESSAELQQKLRSISVEWKNLKLKEENLAARAPKVDSGMIYVAGEVGTEGGLSSALTNNGKCIAKPHTLSDRPKDFGILSNDQLQVEGGSEGIRPNGLDKHPSSNCSEGNCTLKPIDNEGQLKEVHAVVDETQVSVDHFPHMVYQGNGSSCRPNELHLQNPLQQEMDGLGTEFNLQVNMCENMEKNDLQGLHHPSDIRIVHVAEHDSELNSIKNDISDLQDSMASIESQLLKLSVRREFLGSDSAGRLYWILAKPGWHPWVLVDGSMALQKKEKMRYLKNPGDSSVQKNSTSLSMDILSTLGGSNASCPFLYRPNASISICSQWVSYQSGEEIDALIGWLKDADPREKELKESILHLHKLRFRDWKLTGDPDQVDSQTTLSRFPNSENAFSDGLLTKAGILLGKKYGPWFEPEIADSSKKWDLRSKVTNESKMYRCECLEPIWSSRHHCPSCHRTFFTDIQLEEHNDGSCRSGPPTSEKSKENSSHLKGKGTMKSKISREESTGDIDMVEIPKGGCSQPRSRLIKFQNEGLVCPYDFEEICSKFVTKNSNKELVQEIGLIGSKGVPSFVSSRPPYISDATLLLVPSGELKATGDMMLAQGNRIPAGGSGSFSDNSSRDSAANETSAASRTDKSALEQKDKKYSLNNNGPEMEVGRCCVIPQSSLRPLVGKVYQILRQLKINLLDMDAALPEEALKPSRADLEKRLAWRAFVKSAETIFEMVQATIMLEDMIKTEYLMNGWWYWSSLSAAAKTSTVSSLALRIYSLDAAIAYEKISSNLDLTDSPKPSSKPDPKPVPNLDTMEKSKLGRKQNKRRKESEG; encoded by the exons ATGTGTGATGTCTCTGATGGTGGTGATTCTGGACCTATTTTCAAGGTCAAGAGGTGTGCATGCTCTGCAATTCCCCTTCCAAATGGGTCAACTGTGCTCTGTAGGCCCAACCTTGGCCAATCTAACGGtcaagataaagaaaaaagcaATGATATGATTTCTTTGAGTATGGACTATGACGAGGATGGCAGTTTACAGACACTTCTTGCAGACCCTTCCCCACCAATGGAAAATGACATTTTATCCTGTATAAGGAGTAGTTCTAATGGATCTTGTTGTGTTCAGACATTGAACAGCTTGCTTCTGGAGGATAATTCTCTTCATGAGAGTTCTGGCGAATTTTTATCTGATCATTCTAGATTGAAAGATGAAATTGGTGAGTTTTCATTGCAAGGGCGTTCATCATCTTCAGTATGGAATTTGGTGTCTCAAAAATTCATTGATGCTTGCTGTGAAACCTATAAACGAACTGGCAGCCTCAGGTTCTTCTGTGAGCATGTTAAACTTGGAGCAAGCACACTGCCCTGGGATATCATGGACGAAAGTAGCAAAGGGAGTTATACTTCCTTAGATAAATTTTGCAGTTCACCAGGCTCTGTGTGCATGCCATCTGTAATTCAGGGTGAGAATGAACTTCAGACTCAATGTGAAGTACTGGcaaagtggctagatcaagatAGGTTTGGTTTAGATGTGGAATTTGTGCAAGAGATGCTAGAACAGCTTCCTGGTGTCTGTGCCTGTTCACAGTATAAGTTGCTGAACAATAGAAGCTACCATTCTACATTATTAACAGTTGGAAATGGTCTCTTACTGGCTGAAACAGAGAATGGAGTACAAAGTAAGGGAGAGGAAGCATTAGATTGTTTATTTGGAGGATCCAAAAGAGCTAGAAAATATACGGTTGGTGATCCTCTAATGGATGATTTTTGTCCTCCTCCTGGAAATCCTTTGGGTTCAAGGCTTCCTCCTGATCTTGTTGGTGATGTTATTCAG GTATGGGAGTCACTATGGCGTTTTTATGAAATCTTGGGTTTAAAAGAGCCATTTTCAATTGAGGAACTTGAAGAGGAACTTATTTGCCCATGGtctgatgacttaaatcttctAGAGAAATTTGGAACAGAAACCCAGGAAAATCGAGACATAACTCCAACTAGACCTAGTGGTGCAAGTGGACACATCCCATCCTCAAGCACTGACTCTGGTCCAGAAGTTTCTACAGGCAATCCCCATGCATTCATACAAATGGAAACAGGGCAAAAAAAGGAAGCAGCCCAAGCTAAGCTAGCATCTGTTACTTACAGCAGATGCTCTGGTGTAACTCTGACAAAAGCGCACAACTCGCTGCTAAAAGTTCTAGTAAGTGAACTTCAGTTCAAGGTTGCTGCCCTTGTAGATCCAAATTTTGATTCTGGAGAATCAAAATCAAGACGGGGAAGGAAGAAAGATGCAGATAATGCAATTCCCACAAAAAAAACCAAGCTCAATATGCTCCCTATTAATGAATTGACTTGGCCAGAATTAGCTCGGAGATATATATTATGTGTCTTATCCATGGATGGTAACCTTGACTCTGCTGAGATTACCATTCGTGAAAGTGGCAAAGTGTTTCGCTGCTTACAAGGTGATGGTGGGGTGCTTTGTGACTCACTTACCGGAGTTGCAGGAATGCAAGCAGATGCACTT TTGTTTGCAGAGGCCAGAAAACAGATTTTTGGTTCTTTGAACAGAGAAGATGACATTCTTACTATAGAAGAGAAAGGATCTGATGCTACTGGTGACCATGACAGGATTGTGGTGAATGATGGCAATATCCCAGAGTGGGCACAGGTTCTGGAACCTGTTAGGAAACTACCTACGAATGTGGGAACCAGAATTAGAAAGTGTATTTATGAGGCGTTGGAGAAGGATCCACCAGAATGGGCAAAGAAAATATTGGCGCATTCAATCAGTAAGGAGGTTTACAAGGGCAATGCATCAGGACCTACAAAG AAAGCCGTTCTTTCAGTGCTAGGAATTGTGCATGATGAAGGTCTAAAAAGCAAACCTGATAAGGAGAGAAAGAGGAAACGTGTCATCTCTATTCCTGACATTATCATGAAACAATGCCGAATTACATTACGTCGTGGTGCTGCAGCAGATGATGCCAAAGTTTTCTGCACTCTGTTGGGAAGCAAACTCATTAACTCTATCGATAATGACGATGAGGGACTTCTTGGAACACCAGCCATGGTGTCACGGCCTTTGGACTTTAGAACGATTGATTTGAGATTGGCAGTTGGGGCTTATGGTGGATCATGGGAAACTTTTCTTGAGGATGTCCGAGAG TTATGGAATAATATACACACTGCTTATGCGGATCAGCCTGATTCAGTTGAGCTGGCTAGGACATTATCCCAAAATTTCGAATCAATGTTTGAAAAGGAG GTTCTCCCCCTTGTCCAAAAGTTTACGGAGTATGCTAAATCAGAATGCTTAAGTGCAGAAACAGAGAAGGAAATAGATGATTTTCTTGTTTCTGCTAGTGAAATTCCCAAAGCCCCTTGGGATGAGGGGGTCTGCAAAGTATGTGGCATCGATAAAGATGATGACAGTGTTCTGTTGTGTGATATGTGTGATGCAGAGTATCATACTTATTGCTTGAATCCTCCACTTGCAAGAATTCCTGAAGGAAACTGGTACTGTCCTTCCTGCGTTGCTGGTATAAGTATGGTTGATGTTTCGGAACATACTCATGTCATTGCGCAGCGCCAAGGTAAAAATTGTCAGGGAGACTTTACTCATGCTTATTTGGAGTCACTTGCACATCTAGCTGCTGCAATGGAAGAAAAAGAGTATTGGGAGCTCAGTGTAGACCAG AGGACCTTTCTGTTTAAATTTCTATGTGATGAGTTGCTGAACACAGCTCTTATACGTCAACACCTTGAGCAGTGTGCTGAATCATCGGCTGAGTTACAGCAGAAATTGCGTTCCATTTCTGTGGAATGGAAAAACCTAAAGCTCAAAGAAGAAAACCTGGCTGCAAGAGCTCCAAAAGTTGACTCTGGTATGATTTATGTGGCTGGAGAAGTGGGTACAGAAGGAGGGCTTTCTAGTGCACTAACAAATAATGGTAAATGTATTGCAAAACCGCATACCTTGAGTGACAGACCTAAAGATTTTGGTATCTTATCTAATGACCAGCTACAAGTGGAGGGTGGTAGTGAGGGAATCAGGCCCAACGGTCTGGACAAACACCCATCTAGCAATTGTTCAGAGGGAAATTGCACTTTGAAGCCTATTGATAATGAAGGTCAATTAAAAGAGGTCCATGCTGTTGTAGATGAGACTCAAGTATCTGTTGATCATTTCCCCCACATGGTCTACCAAGGAAACGGTAGCTCTTGTAGACCAAATGAACTGCATTTACAAAATCCTTTGCAGCAAGAAATGGATGGCTTGGGTACAGAATTTAATTTACAGGTCAACATGTGTGAAAATATGGAGAAGAATGATCTGCAAGGACTTCATCACCCTTCTGACATAAGGATTGTCCATGTAGCTGAGCATGATTCTGAGCTGAACTCCATCAAGAATGATATTTCAGATCTACAGGACTCAATGGCTAGTATAGAGTCACAGCTTCTGAAGTTATCTGTGCGACGGGAGTTTTTGGGTAGTGATTCTGCTGGTCGATTGTATTGGATCTTAGCCAAGCCTGGTTGGCATCCTTGGGTGCTTGTTGATGGAAGTATGGCACttcagaagaaagaaaaaatgagatATCTCAAAAACCCAGGGGACAGTTCAGTTCAGAAGAATTCTACTTCCCTCAGCATGGATATTCTCTCAACTTTGGGGGGCTCAAACGCTTCCTGTCCATTTCTATATAGGCCAAATGCTTCTATTTCCATTTGTTCTCAATGGGTTTCTTATCAATCTGGTGAAGAAATTGATGCACTTATTGGATGGTTAAAAGATGCTGACCCTAGGGAAAAAGAACTCAAAGAGTCCATTTTGCACTTGCATAAACTAAGATTTCGGGACTGGAAACTGACTGGGGACCCTGATCAGGTTGATTCACAAACAACTTTGTCAAGGTTCCCAAATAGCGAAAATGCATTTTCTGATGGTCTTCTTACCAAGGCAGGCATTTTGCTGGGGAAGAAATATGGCCCTTGGTTTGAGCCAGAAATTGCTGACAGCTCGAAGAAGTGGGACCTGAGGTCAAAAGTAACTAATGAAAGCAAAATGTATAGATGTGAATGCTTGGAACCTATTTGGTCTTCAAGGCATCATTGCCCCTCTTGTCACAGAACTTTCTTCACTGATATTCAACTTGAGGAGCATAATGATGGCAGTTGCAGGTCAGGTCCACCAACCTCTGAGAAGAGCAAGGAAAATAGCAGTCATTTAAAAGGTAAGGGGACTATGAAATCCAAAATCTCCCGGGAGGAGAGCACTGGTGACATTGACATGGTTGAAATACCAAAAGGTGGCTGTTCTCAGCCCAGGTCGAGAttgattaaatttcaaaatgaaggATTAGTGTGCCCATATGATTTTGAAGAGATCTGTTCCAAGTTTGTCACCAAAAACTCTAACAAGGAATTGGTGCAGGAAATAGGTCTTATTGGTTCCAAAGGGGTTCCATCATTTGTCTCAAGTAGACCTCCTTATATCAGTGATGCTACACTATTGTTAGTTCCTAGTGGTGAACTTAAAGCCACTGGAGATATGATGCTTGCACAGGGGAACAGGATTCCTGCTGGAGGCAGTGGAAGCTTTTCTGATAATTCTTCCAGAGATTCTGCTGCAAATGAAACCAGTGCAGCATCTAGAACTGACAAATCAGCTTTGGagcaaaaagataaaaagtacTCTTTAAATAATAATGGTCCAGAAATGGAGGTTGGTCGCTGTTGTGTAATCCCTCAGTCTTCACTAAGACCATTAGTTGGCAAAGTTTACCAGATTTTGAGGCAACTCAAGATCAACTTACTTGATATGGATGCTGCACTCCCTGAAGAGGCTCTGAAACCATCAAGGGCTGACTTAGAAAAGAGATTGGCATGGCGTGCTTTTGTTAAATCTGCAGAGACAATCTTTGAG ATGGTTCAAGCAACAATCATGCTCGAGGACATGATTAAGACCGAGTACTTGATGAATGGATGGTGGTATTGGTCATCACTCTCTGCTGCTGCCAAGACTTCTACCGTTTCTTCCCTTGCCCTGCGCATATACTCTCTGGATGCTGCCATTGCTTATGAGAAGATCTCATCCAATTTGGATCTGACTGACAGTCCCAAGCCCAGCAGCAAACCTGATCCGAAGCCAGTGCCCAATTTGGATACCATGGAAAAGTCAAAGCTGGgcagaaaacaaaacaagaggAGGAAAGAATCAGAAGGTTGA